In a single window of the Montipora capricornis isolate CH-2021 chromosome 11, ASM3666992v2, whole genome shotgun sequence genome:
- the LOC138023131 gene encoding tetratricopeptide repeat protein 28-like encodes MIWEILKVGDRAEEGKGYCNLGITFRHLGDFKQAIEYHTQHLSIAKEVGDRAGEGKAYCNLGITFTHLGDFKQAIEYHTQDLSIAKEVGDRAGEGKAYCNLGNAFDDLGDFKQAIEYHTHPLNIAQEVGDRAEEGKGYCNLGITFRHLGDFKQAIEYHTQHLSIAKEVGDRAGEGKAYCNLGITFRHLGDFKQAIEYHTQDLSIAKEVGDRAGEGKAYCNLGNAFDDLGDFKQAIEYHTQYLSIAKEVGDRAGEGKAYCNLGITFTHLGDFKQAIEYHTQDLGIAKEVGDRAGEGKAYCNLGVAYKCLGKFEKAIEYYKQHLSIAKEVGDKAGEGKAHGNLGDYYYHTGELENALHCDERHLIISKITEDPIGQGTASFRLGRVHESSGSLCKALNYYRLSVKHFDGTRRLLQSADAWKISFRDTKQFAYTALWTRLLKNGDVDEALYAAEQGRAQALADVLKMQYGVDEEGASVVTMKTVIKSLSSQTVFTALKGNTISFWLLRESGEINFRQKEIETGSADSLMRSTLEQIRAGTVVRCENRSLDRQCSEFSHSREAVEENVQSLSISLNSLQHLYDVLISPIADLLQCDDLVFVPDGPFCLAPYSALSDSVRIRTIPSLTALKVIAGATDDFNSKSEALLVGDPCLKEITWGTGEPMFEQLPCAKKEVEMIGELLQTSPLTGKHATKGEVLKRMKSVALIHIAAHGDEYFGDIVLAPNHERTSQKPEEEDYMLTMNDVYAVRLQAKLVVLSCCHSGQGEVKSEGVVGIARAFLSAGARSVLVSLWAIDDVATLMFMKCFYQHLADRKSASLALHHAMKSLREKKEFSALKYWAPFVLIGDDVTFEFGQRDHAEHFP; translated from the exons ATGATCTGggagattttaa AAGTAGGCGATAGGGCCGAAGAAGGAAAAggctattgcaatctcggcatcaCTTTCAGACATCTGggagattttaagcaagccatagagtaccacacaCAACATCtgagtattgcaaaagaagtaggggatagggccggagaaggaaaagcctattgcaatctcggcatcaCTTTTACACATCTGggagattttaagcaagccatcgAGTACCACACACAAGACCtcagtattgcaaaagaagtaggggatagggccggagaaggaaaagcctattgcaatctcggcaacgctttcGATGATCTGGGAGATTTTAAGCAAGCGATAGAGTACCACACACACCCTCTGAATATTGCACAAGAAGTAGGCGATAGGGCCGAAGAAGGAAAAggctattgcaatctcggcatcaCTTTCAGACATCTGggagattttaagcaagccatagagtaccacacaCAACATCtgagtattgcaaaagaagtaggggatagggccggagaaggaaaagcctattgcaatctcggcatcaCTTTTAGACATCTGggagattttaagcaagccatagagtaccacacaCAAGATCtgagtattgcaaaagaagtaggggatagggccggagaaggaaaagcctattgcaatctcgggaACGCTTTCGATGATCTGggagattttaagcaagccatagagtaccacacaCAATATCtgagtattgcaaaagaagtaggggatagggccggagaaggaaaagcctattgcaatctcggcatcaCTTTTACACATCTGggagattttaagcaagccatcgAGTACCACACACAAGACCTgggtattgcaaaagaagtaggggatagggccggagaaggaaaagcctattgcaatcttggCGTCGCTTATAAATGTCTGGGCAAATTTGAgaaagccatagagtattacaAACAACATCtgagtattgcaaaagaagtaggggataaggccggagaaggaaaagcccATGGGAATCTCGgggattattattatcatacaGGTGAACTTGAAAATGCGCTTCACTGTGATGAACGACATCTTATTATTTCCAAGATTACGGAGGATCCAATTGGGCAGGGAACTGCTTCTTTTAGGCTTGGTCGTGTTCATGAATCTTCAGGCTCCTTGTGCAAAGCTCTTAATTACTATCGTTTGAGTGTAAAACATTTTGATGGAACAAGGCGTCTTCTTCAGTCAGCAGATGcgtggaaaataagctttcgtgacaCAAAGCAGTTTGCGTACACCGCTCTGTGGACAAGACTGTTGAAGAATGGAGACGTTGATGAGGCTTTGTATGCCgctgagcaaggacgagcacaggccTTGGCAGACGTTTTAAAGATGCAATACGGCGTTGATGAAGAAGGGGCATCGGTAGTTACGATGAAGACTGTAATAAAAAGTCTGTCTTCACAGACAGTTTTCACAGCACTCAAAGGGAACACGATCAGTTTCTGGCTGCTAAGAGAAAGTGGCGAGATAAACTTTAGACAAAAGGAAATCGAAACTGGAAGTGCTGACTCACTGATGCGAAGTACTTTGGAACAGATTAGGGCGGGGACCGTTGTGCGATGCGAGAATCGCTCGCTTGACAGACAATGCAGTGAATTTTCGCATAGTAGAGAAGCTGTTGAGGAAAACGTTCAGTCCTTGAGCATCTCTCTGAACTCTTTGCAGCACTTGTATGATGTCTTAATCAGTCCTATCGCAGACTTGTTGCAGTGTGATGACTTagtctttgttcctgatggaccattttgcttggctccttaTTCGgcattgagtgactctgtcaggatccgtacTATTCCCTCGCTGACCGCTTTAAAAGTGATCGCTGGTGCAACTGACGACTTCAACAGTAAGAGTGAAGCGCTGCTTGTGGGTGACCCGTGCTTGAAGGAAATCACTTGGGGTACAGGTGAACCCATGTTTGAACAGTTGCCATGCGCGAAAAAAGAGGTGGAGatgattggagaacttctgcagaccTCGCCTCTCACTGGCAAACATGCAACGAAAGGtgaggtgctgaaaagaatgaagtcagttgccTTAATCCACATTGCAGCACACGGAGATGAATATTTTGGAGATATTGTATTGGCCCCAAATCACGAGCGCACATCCCAGAAGCCCgaagaggaagattacatgttaacAATGAACGATGTTTATGCAGTTCGCCTTCAGGCAAAACTGGTTGTGCTtagttgctgtcatagtggccaGGGGGAGGTGAAATCTGAGGGTGTGGTGGGAATAGCGAGAGCTTTCCTGTCTGCTGGGgcccggtctgttctggtgtcactctgggcaatcgatGATGTGGCGACCTTGATGTTCATGAAATGTTTCTatcaacacttggcagatagaaaaagtgcaagtttaGCCCTCCACCATGCAatgaaatctcttcgggagAAGAAAGAATTCTCCGCCCtaaaatactgggcgccatttgtgctcATCGGGGATGACGTCACCTTTGAATTTGGGCAACGCGACCATGCTGAACATTTTCCATAA
- the LOC138024190 gene encoding tetratricopeptide repeat protein 28-like has translation MRSTLEQISTGALVQCENRSLDRQRNEFSHSREAVEENVQSLSISVNPLQHLYDVLISPIADLLQCDDLVFVPDGPFCLAPYSALSDSVRIRTIPSLTALKVIAGATDEFYSKSEALLVGDPYLEEVTYGTGEPMFEQLPCAKKEVEMIGELLQTSPLTGRNATKPEVMKRMKSVALIHIAAHGDDNCGDIVLAPNPERTSQKSEKEDYMLTMRDVYAVRLQAKLVVLSCCHSGQGEVKSEGVVGIARAFLSAGARSVLVSLWAIDDVATLMFMKCFYQHLADRKSASLALHHAMKSLREKKEFSALKYWAPFVLIGDDVTFEFGQRDHAEHFP, from the coding sequence ATGCGAAGTACTTTGGAACAGATTAGCACTGGGGCCCTTGTGCAATGCGAGAATCGCTCTCTTGACAGACAACGCAATGAATTTTCGCATAGTAGAGAAGCTGTTGAGGAAAACGTTCAGTCCTTGAGCATCTCTGTGAACCCTTTGCAGCACTTGTATGATGTCTTAATCAGTCCTATCGCAGACTTGTTGCAGTGTGATGACTTagtctttgttcctgatggaccattttgcttggctccttaTTCGgcattgagtgactctgtcaggatccgtacTATTCCCTCACTGACCGCTTTAAAAGTGATCGCTGGTGCAACTGACGAGTTCTACAGTAAGAGTGAAGCGCTGCTTGTGGGCGATCCGTACTTGGAAGAAGTCACTTACGGCACTGGTGAACCCATGTTTGAACAGTTGCCATGCGCGAAAAAAGAGGTGGAGATGATCggagaacttctgcagaccTCGCCTCTCACTGGAAGAAATGCAACGAAGCCTGAGGTgatgaaaagaatgaagtcagttgccTTAATTCACATTGCAGCACACGGAGATGACAATTGTGGAGATATTGTtttggccccaaatcccgaACGCACATCCCAGAAGAGCGAAaaggaagattacatgttaacGATGAGGGATGTTTACGCAGTTCGCCTTCAGGCAAAACTGGTTGTGCTcagttgctgtcatagtggccaGGGGGAGGTGAAATCTGAGGGTGTGGTGGGAATAGCGAGAGCTTTCCTGTCTGCTGGGgcccggtctgttctggtgtcactctgggcaatcgatGATGTGGCGACCTTGATGTTCATGAAATGTTTCTatcaacacttggcagatagaaaaagtgcaagtttaGCCCTCCACCATGCAatgaaatctcttcgggagAAGAAAGAATTCTCCGCCCtaaaatactgggcgccatttgtgctcATCGGGGATGACGTCACCTTTGAATTTGGGCAACGCGACCATGCTGAACATTTTCCATAA